A single region of the Changchengzhania lutea genome encodes:
- a CDS encoding ribonucleotide-diphosphate reductase subunit beta, giving the protein MSQAIEPILQENKDRFVIFPIQHHDIWEWYKKQEASIWTAEEIDLHQDLNDWNNKLNDDERYFIKHVLAFFAASDGIVNENLAENFVSEVQYSEAKFFYGFQIMMENIHSEVYSLLIDTYVKDDKEKDALFNAIEVFPAIKEKADWALKWIDSPSFAERLIAFAAVEGIFFSGSFCSIFWLKKRGLLPGLTFSNELISRDEGLHCDFAVHLHENHIVNKVPKERITQILTNALDIERSFITESLPASLIGMNAKLMTQYLEFVTDRLLGEFGCDKVYNSTNPFDFMDMISLQGKTNFFEKRVSEYQKAGVLNKEEEKDKFKFDADF; this is encoded by the coding sequence ATGTCACAGGCTATTGAACCCATTTTACAAGAAAACAAAGATCGTTTTGTTATTTTTCCAATACAACATCATGATATTTGGGAATGGTATAAAAAGCAAGAGGCTAGTATTTGGACTGCTGAAGAAATTGATTTACATCAAGATCTTAACGATTGGAACAATAAATTAAATGACGACGAACGTTATTTTATTAAACACGTTTTGGCATTTTTTGCGGCTAGTGATGGTATCGTAAATGAAAATTTAGCTGAAAATTTTGTATCTGAAGTACAATACTCAGAGGCTAAGTTCTTTTATGGGTTTCAAATTATGATGGAAAACATTCATTCTGAAGTGTATTCATTATTAATTGATACTTACGTAAAGGACGATAAAGAAAAAGACGCCTTGTTTAATGCTATTGAAGTATTTCCAGCTATTAAGGAAAAAGCAGATTGGGCACTTAAATGGATAGATTCACCAAGTTTTGCAGAACGTTTAATTGCATTTGCAGCAGTTGAAGGCATCTTCTTTTCAGGTAGTTTTTGCTCTATATTTTGGCTTAAAAAACGAGGATTATTACCTGGTTTAACCTTCTCTAACGAACTTATTTCAAGAGACGAAGGCTTGCATTGCGATTTTGCTGTGCATTTACATGAAAATCATATTGTAAATAAAGTGCCAAAAGAAAGAATCACTCAGATTTTAACCAATGCCTTAGATATTGAACGGTCATTTATTACAGAATCACTTCCAGCAAGTTTGATTGGAATGAATGCTAAATTAATGACACAATATTTAGAGTTTGTAACGGATAGATTATTAGGTGAATTTGGTTGTGATAAAGTTTACAACTCAACGAATCCTTTCGATTTTATGGACATGATTTCGTTACAAGGAAAAACCAATTTCTTCGAAAAACGCGTATCTGAATATCAAAAAGCAGGCGTGCTTAACAAAGAAGAAGAAAAGGACAAATTCAAGTTTGATGCCGATTTTTAA
- a CDS encoding DUF3109 family protein yields the protein MFQIGKTIVSEDIIKKDFMCNLSACKGACCVDGDAGAPLEKDEAKILEAIYSKVKPFLRKAGIAAIEAQGAYTTSDDGELETPLINGADCAYVIFDEKQIALCGIEEAYNQGEIDWKKPLSCHLYPVRVKDYSEFSAVNYHQWEICDDACALGKELQIPIYKFVKEALIRKFGEDWYMELEKVANS from the coding sequence ATGTTTCAAATAGGAAAAACGATTGTATCCGAAGATATTATTAAAAAGGATTTCATGTGTAATCTATCGGCATGCAAAGGCGCTTGCTGCGTTGATGGCGACGCTGGGGCGCCCTTAGAAAAAGATGAAGCAAAGATTCTAGAGGCTATTTACTCCAAGGTGAAACCCTTTTTACGAAAAGCAGGTATAGCTGCTATTGAAGCTCAAGGCGCCTACACCACGTCTGATGATGGCGAGTTAGAAACGCCACTAATAAATGGTGCCGATTGTGCTTATGTTATTTTCGATGAAAAACAGATAGCGCTATGTGGTATTGAAGAAGCTTATAACCAGGGCGAAATAGATTGGAAAAAACCACTCTCCTGTCATTTATATCCCGTTAGGGTGAAAGATTACAGCGAATTTTCTGCAGTAAATTACCACCAATGGGAAATTTGTGATGATGCTTGCGCTTTGGGCAAAGAACTGCAAATTCCTATCTATAAATTCGTAAAAGAGGCTTTAATTAGAAAGTTTGGTGAAGATTGGTACATGGAATTGGAAAAGGTGGCAAATTCTTAA
- a CDS encoding MarC family protein: MQLNLKEIFTAFMVLFAVIDIVGNIPIIIDLRKKVGHIQSGKASVIAGAILIVFLFLGKSILNLIGIDVNSFAVAGSFILFFIALEMILGITLYKQEESTAMTASVFPLAFPLIAGPGSLTTLLSLRAEFRTENIIVAVILNVVIIFIVLKTSGKIERFLGANGINIIRKVFGVVLLAIAVKLFAHNIKALFEII, from the coding sequence ATGCAATTGAATCTCAAGGAAATATTTACCGCTTTCATGGTACTATTCGCGGTTATTGATATTGTAGGTAACATTCCTATTATTATCGATTTAAGAAAAAAAGTGGGACATATTCAAAGTGGAAAAGCCTCAGTAATTGCAGGCGCTATTTTAATAGTTTTCTTGTTTTTAGGAAAGAGTATATTAAATCTTATTGGTATAGACGTGAATTCTTTTGCCGTGGCAGGTTCTTTTATATTGTTTTTTATTGCTTTAGAAATGATTTTAGGGATCACCTTATATAAGCAGGAAGAAAGCACAGCTATGACAGCCTCTGTGTTTCCTTTAGCATTTCCTCTTATAGCAGGTCCTGGTAGTTTAACGACCTTACTTTCGCTAAGAGCGGAATTTAGAACCGAAAACATTATAGTCGCCGTTATTTTGAATGTTGTTATTATTTTTATAGTTTTAAAAACATCGGGCAAAATTGAACGCTTTCTAGGAGCGAATGGTATTAACATTATTAGAAAAGTGTTTGGTGTGGTGCTACTTGCCATTGCTGTTAAGTTATTTGCGCATAACATTAAAGCCTTATTTGAAATTATTTAA
- a CDS encoding FAD-dependent oxidoreductase: protein MYDALIIGGGAAGLSCALVLGSAKHKPFAATKRIGIITHQKTSHLQNALFNNVLGLDPGTTGVSILESGKKQLSDLYPHVAQIEKEKVLEISKANFDFNIRTNKSSYQSKIVVIAVGYTNLITISGLEEYIEDHPRAAIEKKRIWLKNTDHLIEPNLYVAGTLAGWRSQFAMASGSGTHVATDILTLWNSGKDVKVHDKFI, encoded by the coding sequence ATGTATGATGCCTTAATTATAGGCGGTGGTGCCGCAGGCTTATCGTGCGCTTTGGTATTGGGTTCTGCTAAGCATAAACCTTTTGCCGCCACGAAGCGTATTGGCATCATCACGCATCAAAAAACATCCCATTTACAAAATGCATTATTTAATAATGTGCTTGGGTTAGATCCTGGAACTACGGGTGTTTCTATTTTAGAGAGCGGCAAAAAGCAATTGTCCGACTTATACCCTCACGTTGCTCAAATAGAAAAAGAAAAGGTTTTAGAAATTTCCAAAGCCAATTTTGACTTTAATATTAGAACGAACAAAAGCAGTTATCAATCTAAAATTGTAGTGATTGCGGTTGGCTACACCAATTTAATAACTATTAGCGGATTAGAAGAGTATATTGAAGACCACCCAAGAGCAGCCATTGAAAAAAAACGGATTTGGTTGAAAAACACCGATCACCTCATTGAACCCAATCTTTATGTGGCTGGCACTTTAGCAGGATGGCGCAGTCAGTTTGCTATGGCTTCTGGGAGTGGTACGCATGTAGCAACTGATATTCTAACGCTGTGGAATAGTGGGAAGGATGTTAAGGTGCATGATAAGTTTATATAG
- a CDS encoding IS5 family transposase, whose product MYTVLDKDTIEMEIIPHIPLPKRGFPPTVPLVEIVNAILYKLKTGVQWHQLPTQVFFKKKPLCWESVYYHYRKWSVNGVWKTCWIGILDKHRSELDLSSVDLDGSHTPAIRGGEQAEYQGRKKRKTTNALYLSDRQGLPIAMSEPLAGNHNDLYDIEVQFEVVTGTLEQAGISVEGLFLNADAGFDSKDFRKSCDAKEINANICFNKRNGNADRDEYFDQDLYGQRYAIERTNAWMDSFRSLLNRFDTTVASWLGFNYLSFIVIALKKFKKKKIEKFK is encoded by the coding sequence ATGTACACAGTACTTGACAAAGATACGATAGAAATGGAAATTATTCCACACATACCATTGCCAAAACGGGGATTTCCCCCAACAGTCCCTTTGGTTGAGATTGTCAATGCCATTCTCTACAAACTCAAGACAGGCGTGCAATGGCACCAATTGCCCACGCAGGTATTTTTTAAGAAAAAGCCATTATGTTGGGAATCCGTCTATTACCATTACCGAAAATGGAGCGTCAACGGAGTTTGGAAGACCTGTTGGATAGGCATACTGGACAAGCACAGATCAGAGCTGGACCTTTCCAGTGTGGATCTGGACGGAAGCCATACGCCGGCGATTAGAGGAGGGGAACAAGCGGAATATCAAGGAAGAAAGAAGCGAAAAACCACTAATGCGCTCTATTTGAGCGATAGGCAAGGGTTGCCCATTGCAATGTCCGAGCCTTTAGCGGGCAACCATAATGACCTTTACGATATTGAGGTGCAATTTGAAGTGGTTACCGGAACACTGGAACAGGCCGGTATTTCCGTAGAAGGCCTGTTTCTCAATGCCGATGCGGGATTCGATTCAAAAGATTTTAGAAAATCCTGTGATGCCAAAGAAATCAATGCCAATATATGTTTTAACAAGCGTAACGGAAATGCAGATAGGGACGAATATTTTGACCAAGACCTATACGGCCAAAGGTATGCCATAGAACGGACAAATGCTTGGATGGACAGCTTTCGATCACTGCTCAATAGGTTTGATACGACGGTAGCTAGCTGGTTGGGATTTAACTATTTGTCATTCATTGTCATAGCTCTAAAAAAATTTAAAAAGAAAAAAATAGAAAAGTTTAAATGA
- a CDS encoding IS1634 family transposase, translated as MLQFSNDCYGCLARSNVYIYDMFVRQKKNKSGSFSIQILKKEGRRNKILQTVGVGRTSQEVDLLKRIANFEIDKLSQQPSLFIESEDLTIDAFVSSLYNENIQLIGPDLVFGSLFNTVGYESSLRDTEYLKALVISRLVMPGSKLRTVEYLHRHAKVDVGVHAIYRYMDKLTEPVINIIQGITFNYTKKILNNQIGLVFYDMTTLYFETDKEDQLRKIGYSKDGKHQHPQIMIGLLVSTNGYPIAYQVFEGNTAETKTLVPAIEQICKRYAIAKPIVVADAALLSKKNIEKLEEEGFRYILGGRVKSEKEDIRNLILEANIPETKPHDFITSKGRLVVSFSTKRQRKDEFNRKRGLTKLKKKVATGKLTKESINNRGYNKYLKLEGDTKVEIDYDRYKADSKWDGLKGYNTNTDLDPKEVIKAYANLWTVEKAFRISKSDLRARPIYHRKNGRIKAHICICFMAYTLYKELERRLCLNKTGISIEKAILEINDIQQLTYALPRSKEVKSKLLQLSESKTKILEIMKF; from the coding sequence ATGTTACAATTTTCAAATGATTGTTATGGGTGCCTCGCCCGTTCAAATGTGTATATTTATGACATGTTTGTACGTCAGAAAAAGAATAAAAGTGGCTCGTTTAGTATTCAGATTCTTAAAAAAGAGGGGAGAAGAAATAAGATATTGCAAACTGTTGGAGTCGGACGGACATCCCAAGAGGTAGATTTGCTTAAACGGATTGCTAATTTTGAGATAGACAAGCTAAGCCAACAACCTTCATTATTCATTGAATCGGAAGATCTTACAATTGATGCATTTGTTTCCTCTTTATACAATGAAAATATCCAGTTGATAGGACCGGATTTGGTTTTCGGTTCGTTGTTCAACACTGTGGGCTATGAAAGTTCTCTTAGGGATACAGAGTATCTAAAAGCACTTGTCATCAGCCGCCTTGTCATGCCCGGTAGCAAGTTGCGTACTGTAGAGTACCTGCATCGACATGCAAAGGTTGATGTGGGAGTGCATGCAATTTATAGGTACATGGACAAGCTTACTGAACCTGTCATCAATATAATACAGGGCATCACATTTAACTACACCAAGAAAATATTGAACAATCAGATCGGTCTAGTATTCTACGACATGACCACATTGTACTTTGAAACAGACAAAGAAGATCAGTTAAGAAAGATAGGGTATTCCAAAGACGGTAAACACCAGCACCCTCAAATCATGATTGGTCTTTTGGTGAGTACGAACGGTTACCCGATTGCTTATCAAGTTTTTGAAGGTAATACAGCTGAGACTAAAACACTGGTACCTGCCATTGAACAGATATGTAAACGCTACGCGATAGCAAAACCCATAGTCGTTGCAGATGCTGCCTTACTTTCAAAAAAGAACATTGAGAAACTTGAAGAAGAAGGTTTTCGATATATTTTAGGCGGTCGGGTAAAAAGTGAAAAAGAAGATATCAGAAACTTGATATTAGAAGCGAACATCCCAGAAACCAAGCCTCACGATTTTATAACAAGTAAAGGACGCTTAGTAGTCTCATTCAGCACCAAACGGCAGCGAAAAGATGAGTTTAATAGGAAACGAGGTCTAACAAAACTGAAGAAGAAGGTAGCCACGGGAAAGCTAACAAAGGAAAGTATCAATAACCGGGGCTACAATAAGTATCTCAAACTAGAAGGGGACACAAAGGTTGAAATTGATTATGATAGATATAAAGCGGATAGTAAATGGGATGGGCTGAAAGGATACAACACCAACACGGACTTAGACCCTAAAGAAGTAATAAAGGCTTATGCTAATTTATGGACTGTGGAAAAAGCATTTAGAATATCGAAATCAGACCTACGGGCAAGACCAATATATCACAGAAAAAATGGTCGTATAAAGGCCCACATATGCATATGCTTCATGGCTTACACACTATACAAGGAACTTGAAAGAAGACTATGTCTAAATAAAACAGGCATCTCTATCGAAAAAGCAATTTTAGAAATCAACGATATACAACAATTAACCTATGCACTTCCACGGTCAAAGGAAGTCAAATCTAAACTGCTACAACTATCTGAAAGCAAAACTAAGATTCTTGAAATTATGAAATTTTGA
- a CDS encoding TonB-dependent receptor, whose protein sequence is MKNTILLFLLIFSVSFTFAQQNVTGKITDQNGIGIPGVNVIEKGTTNGTTTDFDGNYTITADSNGTLVYSYVGYTTKEESVNGRAQINVTLSDGEALDEVILVGSRTAPRSNVDSPLPVDVVGVKELTSTGQISFDKALQYRIPSFNTVQTPVNDATSLLDPYEIRNMGPSRTLILINGKRKNLSALLYTQTSPGRGETGADISAIPTDAIKRVEILRDGASAQYGSDAIAGVMNIVLKDNANLGSATLRTGMTSEGDGEMFGLSVNNGSVIGDDNGFINYTIDFSKVNLANRPGTVDAAGEAGDFDANIADVQEFLSRNPDANNINGSPETASSKFLINGGYDLSDNTEMYFNAAYVYKKVNSFANYRTPYWRTVDAFPYLADFFPGDNPNTAGGYDGYVPTFEGLLNDYNGTVGIKTKINDWNVDLSYTTGGNTQTYTVSQSHNRNEVFSPSTWIDSNNNGTVDDGEISEGSPLYQANSQQSFDPGGTKFTHNVGNIDISRILSDKVSIGFGAEFRNETFEVIEGELASYDGGGADSFAGNSPENSGKFNRYNIGGYFSLDFDVSDAFLVSGTIRTENYSDFGNTFVYKLSSRLKLNDKLTARASVSTGFRAPTLHQIYTQKAQYSFVPGQGIQVGGLINNVSTQAKLLGIPELDAETSNNFTIGLGGKLTNTLSFTVDYYNISVKDRIVLGSEIGGTEFDDDGNNIGTTALDDILRDNNLSDVSFFSNAIDTRTSGLDVVISQKNITIGSGELDLNLSGNYTIQNERDGAVKDIPLVADSGQSVVNATQEALFFTSRPETKWILGANYDIGKFGFNLNNTYFGKTTFKQQGMSTDLRTEFTPKIVTDLGINFNATEKLTLSLNVNNLLNVLPEWSFKAENGAGSALLADAAQVKNQSNLITFNQRYSQMTYDGYHFSQLGTMFNLSLNYRF, encoded by the coding sequence ATGAAAAACACAATTCTTTTATTTTTATTAATTTTTAGTGTCTCATTTACTTTTGCACAACAAAATGTAACAGGAAAGATTACCGACCAAAATGGTATAGGTATTCCTGGTGTAAATGTTATAGAAAAAGGCACAACTAATGGCACAACGACTGATTTTGATGGAAATTACACCATTACAGCAGACAGCAATGGCACTTTGGTATATAGTTATGTAGGCTATACTACCAAAGAAGAATCTGTAAACGGAAGAGCCCAAATTAATGTGACTTTATCTGACGGTGAGGCGCTAGATGAAGTTATTTTAGTAGGATCACGTACTGCTCCAAGAAGTAATGTAGATTCCCCACTTCCAGTTGATGTTGTTGGTGTTAAGGAATTAACATCTACAGGTCAAATTTCTTTCGACAAAGCTTTACAGTATAGAATACCATCATTTAACACGGTACAAACACCAGTAAATGATGCAACATCTTTATTAGATCCTTATGAAATTAGAAATATGGGACCGAGTAGAACTTTAATCCTTATTAATGGAAAACGTAAAAACTTAAGTGCTTTATTGTACACACAAACCTCTCCAGGTCGTGGTGAAACAGGTGCTGATATTTCTGCCATTCCAACGGATGCTATCAAGCGTGTAGAGATACTTCGTGATGGTGCTTCTGCACAATATGGCTCTGATGCCATTGCTGGGGTTATGAATATTGTTCTTAAAGACAATGCAAACCTTGGTTCAGCAACTCTTAGAACAGGTATGACTTCTGAAGGCGATGGTGAAATGTTTGGTTTAAGTGTGAACAATGGTTCTGTTATTGGAGATGATAATGGATTTATTAACTATACCATAGACTTTTCAAAAGTAAATCTAGCAAACAGACCAGGTACGGTTGATGCTGCTGGTGAAGCTGGAGATTTTGATGCTAATATAGCTGATGTTCAAGAATTCTTATCACGTAATCCGGATGCTAATAATATTAATGGTTCACCAGAAACAGCTTCTTCTAAGTTCTTAATAAATGGAGGATACGATTTAAGTGATAATACAGAAATGTACTTTAATGCGGCTTATGTTTATAAAAAAGTAAACAGTTTTGCGAACTATAGAACACCTTATTGGAGAACAGTAGATGCTTTTCCTTATTTAGCAGATTTCTTTCCTGGAGACAACCCTAATACCGCAGGCGGATATGATGGTTATGTGCCAACATTTGAAGGTTTATTAAACGATTATAACGGTACTGTTGGTATTAAAACAAAAATTAACGACTGGAATGTTGATTTAAGTTATACTACAGGTGGAAATACACAAACATATACGGTAAGTCAATCGCATAACAGAAATGAAGTGTTTTCCCCTTCTACCTGGATAGATTCTAATAATAACGGAACTGTAGATGATGGAGAAATTTCAGAAGGATCTCCATTATACCAAGCTAACAGTCAGCAATCATTCGATCCAGGAGGAACTAAATTTACTCACAATGTAGGTAACATTGATATCTCAAGAATACTTTCTGATAAAGTAAGTATTGGTTTTGGTGCTGAGTTCAGAAACGAAACCTTTGAAGTTATTGAAGGTGAATTAGCTTCTTATGACGGAGGTGGTGCCGATTCTTTTGCAGGTAACAGTCCAGAAAATTCAGGAAAATTTAACCGTTACAATATTGGTGGTTACTTTTCTTTAGATTTTGATGTAAGTGATGCTTTTTTAGTGAGCGGAACCATCAGAACTGAAAACTATTCAGATTTTGGTAACACGTTTGTATATAAATTAAGTTCTCGTTTAAAATTAAATGATAAACTGACTGCTAGAGCGTCTGTTTCTACAGGATTTAGAGCACCAACGTTACATCAAATCTATACTCAAAAAGCGCAATATAGCTTTGTACCTGGCCAGGGTATTCAAGTGGGTGGTTTAATTAATAATGTGTCTACGCAAGCTAAACTTTTAGGTATTCCAGAATTGGATGCTGAAACGTCTAATAACTTTACTATTGGTTTAGGGGGAAAATTAACGAATACTTTAAGTTTCACAGTAGATTACTATAACATATCGGTAAAAGACCGTATTGTTTTAGGATCTGAAATTGGAGGAACTGAATTTGATGACGATGGTAACAATATAGGTACAACAGCTCTTGATGATATTTTAAGAGATAACAACTTAAGTGATGTGAGTTTCTTTTCTAATGCTATAGATACCAGAACTTCTGGTCTTGATGTGGTAATTAGCCAGAAAAATATCACGATTGGAAGCGGAGAATTGGATTTAAATTTATCTGGTAACTATACCATTCAAAACGAAAGAGATGGAGCTGTAAAAGACATTCCTTTAGTTGCGGATTCTGGACAATCTGTTGTTAATGCGACGCAAGAAGCTTTATTCTTTACGTCTAGACCTGAAACAAAATGGATTTTAGGTGCTAATTACGATATTGGTAAATTCGGTTTCAATTTAAACAACACCTACTTTGGAAAAACGACTTTCAAACAACAAGGCATGAGTACTGATTTAAGAACAGAATTCACGCCTAAAATTGTAACCGATTTAGGTATTAACTTTAATGCTACAGAGAAATTGACATTATCATTAAACGTCAATAACTTATTAAATGTATTACCAGAATGGAGTTTTAAAGCTGAGAATGGCGCAGGATCTGCTCTATTGGCAGACGCTGCTCAAGTTAAAAATCAATCTAACCTAATAACGTTTAACCAACGTTATTCGCAAATGACTTATGACGGTTATCATTTTAGCCAATTAGGGACAATGTTTAACCTGTCGTTAAACTACAGGTTCTAA
- a CDS encoding short chain dehydrogenase, translating to MKLLIIGGNGTIGGNGTIGNKVTSHFAKNNEVLVAGRTAGDVQVDITDSNSIKAMFEKTVPVDAVVCIAGEAKWAPFNDLTEDDYYIGLKSKLMGQVNLVRIGQHYLNPNGSITLSTGILADDPVVKTTSAAMVNGGIHSFVQAAALEIPSGMRLNVVSLGMVEDAYENYKDYFPGHNPVPMKKVVNAYVRSVEGKTNGSIIRYYE from the coding sequence ATGAAATTATTGATTATTGGAGGTAACGGTACTATTGGAGGTAACGGTACTATTGGAAATAAGGTCACGTCTCATTTTGCGAAAAACAATGAGGTTCTTGTTGCTGGAAGAACTGCTGGAGACGTTCAAGTAGATATAACTGACAGCAACTCTATAAAAGCCATGTTTGAAAAAACAGTTCCGGTAGATGCTGTTGTTTGTATTGCAGGAGAAGCCAAATGGGCACCGTTTAATGACCTTACAGAAGACGATTATTACATAGGGTTAAAAAGCAAACTCATGGGGCAAGTCAATCTCGTTCGAATTGGACAACATTATTTGAACCCAAACGGGTCTATAACCTTATCAACAGGAATATTAGCAGACGACCCAGTTGTTAAAACCACTAGTGCGGCCATGGTTAATGGAGGAATACATAGTTTTGTGCAAGCGGCAGCACTTGAAATTCCTTCTGGTATGAGATTGAATGTGGTGTCTTTAGGAATGGTGGAAGATGCTTATGAAAACTATAAGGATTATTTTCCGGGTCATAACCCTGTTCCAATGAAAAAGGTTGTCAATGCATATGTTAGGAGTGTGGAAGGAAAAACAAATGGCAGTATCATTAGGTATTATGAGTAA